A genomic region of Haliotis asinina isolate JCU_RB_2024 chromosome 1, JCU_Hal_asi_v2, whole genome shotgun sequence contains the following coding sequences:
- the LOC137273639 gene encoding protein pelota-like, which translates to MKLIHRDIEKNGEGSVTLMPEEAEDMWHAYNLVQVSDSLRATTIRKVQNESATGSVSVNKVRTTLTIQVEAIDFDTQACVLRVKGRNISENQYVRMGAYHTLDLEQNRQFTLGKHEWDSVSIERIENACDPTQHADLAAVVMQEGLAHVCLVTSSMTLVRAKIEVNIPRKRKGMCDQHTKGLNRFYDQIVQAILRHVNFDIVKCVLIASPGFVKDQFYEYMTATAVKNDYKVLIDNKSKFVLVHSSSGFKHSLKEVLSDSTVTSKLADTKAAGEVKALEDFYQMLQSDPNRAYYGVKHVEKAADLQAIEMLMVSDELFRSNDIQQRRRYVNLVDKVRDNGGDVRIFSSLHVSGEQLGQLSGVCAILRYPMPDDEDDSEED; encoded by the exons GTCTGTAACCCTGATGCCAGAGGAGGCTGAAGACATGTGGCATGCTTATAACCTGGTTCAGGTGTCTGACTCACTGCGTGCAACCACCATCAG GAAAGTCCAGAATGAGTCTGCAACTGGAAGTGTGAGCGTCAACAAGGTGCGGACAACTCTCACTATCCAGGTGGAGGCTATTGACTTTGACACACAGGCTTGTGTGTTGCGGGTCAAGGGCAGGAACATCTCTGAGAACCAGTACGTCAGG ATGGGAGCCTACCACACCCTGGACCTGGAGCAGAACCGACAGTTTACTCTGGGCAAACATGAGTGGGACAGCGTCAGTATAGAGAGAATAG AGAATGCCTGTGACCCGACTCAGCATGCTGACCTGGCAGCCGTGGTGATGCAGGAGGGACTCGCTCATGTGTGTCTGGTTACATCCAGTATGACACTGGTCAGGGCAAAGATTGAAGTCAACATCCCCAGGAAGAGGAAAGGGATGTGTGACCAACATACTAAG GGTCTTAACAGGTTTTATGACCAGATTGTTCAAGCAATATTGAGACACGTCAATTTTGACA TTGTGAAATGTGTGCTCATAGCCAGTCCTGGTTTCGTTAAG GATCAGTTCTATGAGTACATGACAGCTACAGCTGTAAAGAATGACTACAAGGTGCTGATTGACAATAAGTCCAAGTTTGTCCTTGTACACTCATCATCGGGATTCAAACATTCGCTGAAAG AGGTGTTGTCAGACTCAACAGTGACCTCCAAGCTTGCTGACACTAAGGCCGCAGGGGAAGTGAAGGCACTGGAGGACTTCTATCAAATGCTGCAGTCTGATCCCAACAGAGCATACTATGG AGTGAAGCATGTGGAGAAGGCTGCAGATTTACAGGCCAtcgagatgttgatggtgtctgACGAGCTCTTTAG GTCCAATGACATACAACAGCGGAGACGCTATGTGAATCTGGTGGACAAAGTGCGTGACAATGGGGGAGATGTCAGGATATTCTCCAGCTTGCATGTGTCTGGAGAGC AGCTTGGCCAGCTGTCCGGTGTGTGTGCAATCTTGCGCTACCCCATGCCTGATGACGAAGACGATTCTGAGGAGGACTAA